CCCAGGGCCAGCACCTCGGCGGCCACCTCGGAGTCGTTCACGGTCGGTGGGTAGCCGGGCTCGATGTCGGCCAGGACGCGGCACCCGTGGGCCGCGCCGATGGACTCGCAGACGCGGGGCAGCTCAGTCCGGACCACGGCGCGCGTGGCTTCCGCCAGGGTGCGAATGGTTCCTTCGAGCACGGCCGTCTCGGGGATGATGTTCGTGGTCGTGCCGGCCTCGATGCGGGTCACGGAGATCACGGCGGGGTCGAAGACGCCGATGCGGCGGGTGACCATCGTCTGCAGGGCGCCGACCATCGCGGCCGCCGCGGGGACGGGGTCGATGGCTTCCTGCGGGGCGGAGCCGTGGCCGCCGCGTCCGGTCACCTCGACGCGGAAGGTGTCGGCGGACGCCATCATCGCGCCGCCGCGGACCTGGAGGAGGCCAGTGGGCGTGTTGGCCATGACGTGGAGGCCGAAGGCGCGTGAGACGCGCGGGCCGGCCGCGTCGAGCACGCCCTCGTGGATCATGAAGCGCGCGCCGTGGTGGCCTTCCTCGCCGGGCTGGAACATGAAGACCACGGAGCCGGCCAGTGAGTCCACCCGCGAGGCCAGCAGGCGGGCGGCGGAGGCGAGCATGGCGACGTGGGTGTCGTGCCCGCAGGCGTGCATGGTGTCGTCGAGCTCGGACGAGAACTCGAGGCCGGTGTCCTCGTGCAGCGGCAGCGCGTCCATGTCCCCGCGCAGCAGCACGGCCGGGCCCGGGCGCGCGCCGCGCAGCACGGCGGTGAGCGACGTAGTGGCGCGGCCCTCGGTCACGGAAAGCGGCAGGTCGGCAAGGGCCGAACGGATGGCTTCCTGCGTCCGCGGCAGCTGGAGCCCCTGCTCCGGCCGGCGGTGCAGGGCGCGGCGCAACGCGACGGTGCGGTCCTGCAGCTCCCGCGCGGCGTCGAGCAGCCCGTCGAAGCGGGTGTCCGGGAGAGTCGGCAGGTCGGTGGGTCCGGTCATGGCTCGATAGTGGCACCACGGACGCTTCGGGTGCACCGTGCGTGCGCTCGCATCGGCGGCGGAATACGGTGTGCGCATGGCGGTGCAAGAGCCGGTCACGGGCTTCGCGATGGCAGTGGTCCGAGAAGACGGTCGGTGGCGGTGCAGTGCGCTCGATCCCGCGGCGCTCACGGAGCTCGACGCGGCGATCACCGAGCTGGGAAAACTCCGCTCGACCGGCGCGGCGTTCGGGCTGCTGGCGGTGGACGACGAGTTCTTCGTGATCGTGCGCCCGAGCCCGCGGGGGCCGTCGCTGCTGCTGTCGGACGCCGCGGCGGCGCTCGACTACGACATCGCCGCGGACGTGCTCGACGTCCTGCGCGTCGACCCGCCCGACGAGGACGACGACGCCGTGTGGCCCGAAGGCGACCTCGAAATCCTCGCCGATCTCGGACTGCCGGGCGGCGAGCTTGAAGTTATCGTCGGAGAGGTGGATCTCTACCCCGACGAGCAGCTCCAGATGATCGCCCAGCGCTGCGGCTTCGCGGCCGAGTTCTCGAAACTGCTGGACGAGCTCTGAGACGCCCGGCCGACACCGAAGCCGTGCAGGCGGCGCTCGAAGCCGCGCGCGGTCCAGGCGCCGATGTGCCCATCGGCGCCGTGGTGTTCGGCCCTGACGGACGGCCGCTGGCTGCGGCCCGCAACGCCCGCGTCGAGCTCGGCGACCCCACCGCCCACGCGGAGATCCTCGCCCTGCGCGCGGCCGCCCGCGTCCACGGCGACGGGTGGCGCCTGGAGGGCTGCACGCTCGCCGTGACGTTGGAACCCTGCACGATGTGCGCGGGCGCCCTCGTGCTCGCCCGCGTCGCCCGCCTGGTGTTCGGCGCGTGGGAACCCAAGACCGGCGCCGTGTCCTCCCTGTGGGACGTCGTGCGCGACCGCCGGCTCAACCACCGCCCCGAAGTCCACGGCGGCGTGCTCGCTTCGGAGTGCGCCGAGCTGCTCGAGACCTACTTCGCCACCCGCCGCCACCCCGCCGACGCCCTGGCTCCGGCCTCCGGTATTGTTCTCGGCGGTGGCGTGTCCGAGCGGCCGAAGGAGCACGACTCGAAATCGTGTGACGGTTAATCCCGTCCGTGGGTTCAAATCCCACCGCCACCGCACTTGCCAGGCAGAACGCCGGGTGACCCGCGAAGGGTTGCCCGGCGTTCTGCTGTGTGGTCTCAGTTCTGGTCTCAGATGTACCTCTTAGGCGGGCACCAACCTCCGCCCGCCGATCTACTGGCGTGGCCTGAATAGTCTGCGCAGTAGCGAAGTGCAGGGGCGGGAGAGATGCGCGGATGTGGCATTTGCGGGTCGCGTGGTTGCACGAGTTCGCCGAGGAGCCAGTCGAGATCCTCAGCGAGGTCGGCGCCGATGGCTACGAGCGTCGGAAGGTAGAGCGCTTCCGGGACGGCCGACTCGGTTGGGCTGACGAGAAGCATGAGGTGGGCGGCACAGGCTTAGGCGAGCTCCCCGTCCCACCTCTCGACGAGATCAACGCACAGCAGGAGTTCGTGGCGTCTCGAATCCCTGACCGCGAGTTTGAATGGGCCTGGGGGCAAGCGCTCAGTGGGCATGAACACCCAGCTTCAGGCTCGGTGACAACTATCGATCACAGGTGACAGATAGCCTTCACAGTCACACTGAGTGGGCTCACGCGTGGCCATGTGGTTGGTGGCCCGCGACACGGCCGTGGCCAACGCAGAGAGATCAGAGCGCTTCAGCACTTGCACCGTAGATCGGCTGACTGGGGCCGAACTGGTCTCAGTTCACTCAGGTTCGCAGTGGTTCAAAGGCGGTCGTCGATGCAGTCTGAGCAGGTCAAACGCTCGACCTGAACCGGCCTGACGACCGGGCCTGGAACTCGAAATCGTGTGACGGTTAATCCTGTCCGTGGGTTCGAATCTCACCGCCACCGCTCGCGAGTGGGCGAGGCATGTCGACGGAATGCGTCGAGGTGCCTCGCTCGCCGTGTTTCTGGGGGTGCAACGCCCCAGGCCCCGCCCGGGGCGTTGCCCCCGGATCCCCGGTGGTGGTCACCTGCTGCGGATGGGTCACTGGTGGTGGGTGGCCGTCTTTGAAAGACAAATCCGGTAGGCGCTCAGGTCGAGCTGTCGGCAGTACAGCCGGTCCCGGGGGCGTTCGTTTCCGGGGCACGGTTTTACCGGCCGGAACCCGGACGCCTCAGTCGAACCGTTCAGCGCGCCGCAGCTGTCGGCGACCTCAGTCGAAGGGTAGGACTGGGGTGCCGAAGGGTTCGAGGAACGAGATGGTCTCCAGGATGGTGGAGACGCCGGTTTGCACGGCGCGCACGACCGCGGTGCACGCGTCGAGGACCGGTTGAACCGTTTCCGTGGAGCGGTCGCCGGCCAGGACAGCCACCGCGGCTGCCCCGGCTGAGCTCGCGACGTAGGTGACCTGGGCGGCCGTCTCGGCCGCGAGGCGGTCCAGCAGGTCGGCCAGGTCGAGTCCGACGGCGGCAGTGCGAGCGGCGGCTTCGGCGGCTTGCCGGTAGTGCACGTCGAGCTCGTCGGCGCGGGTGCGGAAGAGGGCGGCGGGCTCGCCGCCCCAGCGGCGTTCCGCGCGGTGAGCGCCGCTTTCGAACGCCAGCCTCGCGGTGACCAGGACGTCGCGGCCGGTGGACAGCGTGCGGGCCGACTCGCGGATGGCGGGAGGCGAACAGTCGATCTGCTGCAGCGCGGCCACCGGATCCGGGGCACCGAGGCGCGCGCCCGCCTTCCGCAGCGGCTCGAGGGTCGCGGCGGCTTTCTCCAGGGCCGGGTGCAGGAAAGGCATCAGGTGAACAGCGCCGTCGCCACCGCGGGGCGGATCTTCTCCGCGTGCCCGCCCGCTGCCATGCGCAGGCGGCCGGCGAGGTCGGACGTCGCGTCGCCGAGCACGCGGGCGTCGACATCGCGCGCGGCCAGCGCGGCCTCCCAGCGCGCGGCCAGCTCGCGCGCGGGCGCGGAGATGCCGAACGGCGTCGACTCCAGGCGTGCCTCTGCGAAGCGGCCGGCTGCCTGGTCGGCGTCGGCCGCGGCCTTGTCCAGCGCGTCGGCCGCGGCGCGCAGCCGCTCACTCGTCGAGCTCGCCAT
The sequence above is a segment of the Amycolatopsis sp. 2-15 genome. Coding sequences within it:
- a CDS encoding M20 metallopeptidase family protein, coding for MTGPTDLPTLPDTRFDGLLDAARELQDRTVALRRALHRRPEQGLQLPRTQEAIRSALADLPLSVTEGRATTSLTAVLRGARPGPAVLLRGDMDALPLHEDTGLEFSSELDDTMHACGHDTHVAMLASAARLLASRVDSLAGSVVFMFQPGEEGHHGARFMIHEGVLDAAGPRVSRAFGLHVMANTPTGLLQVRGGAMMASADTFRVEVTGRGGHGSAPQEAIDPVPAAAAMVGALQTMVTRRIGVFDPAVISVTRIEAGTTTNIIPETAVLEGTIRTLAEATRAVVRTELPRVCESIGAAHGCRVLADIEPGYPPTVNDSEVAAEVLALGATVLGEENVQEIPHPIMGAEDFSYVLQRVPGAFAFLGARPPGVSPSDAPANHSNRVVFDEAAMPAGVAMHAAFALNALRG
- a CDS encoding tRNA adenosine deaminase-associated protein translates to MAVQEPVTGFAMAVVREDGRWRCSALDPAALTELDAAITELGKLRSTGAAFGLLAVDDEFFVIVRPSPRGPSLLLSDAAAALDYDIAADVLDVLRVDPPDEDDDAVWPEGDLEILADLGLPGGELEVIVGEVDLYPDEQLQMIAQRCGFAAEFSKLLDEL
- a CDS encoding DUF6881 domain-containing protein — protein: MHEFAEEPVEILSEVGADGYERRKVERFRDGRLGWADEKHEVGGTGLGELPVPPLDEINAQQEFVASRIPDREFEWAWGQALSGHEHPASGSVTTIDHR